The Myxocyprinus asiaticus isolate MX2 ecotype Aquarium Trade chromosome 36, UBuf_Myxa_2, whole genome shotgun sequence genome segment CCTAGTAACGGTAAAAATCCTGATCAGAGCATTCCTAATTTGTGATAATCTTGGAAGCATTAAGCAAATCATTAGTGTTTTCCACTGTATTCACTTCCCAGCAAATTATTAATGGCTACATAATTTTTAGGTATCACAGCAAAATAAAATCCTTAAATTACTTTAAACCTttcatttatttacagtaaatggtcttttttgtattgattaaaaaaataaaaaaaagtcacaaaatatttttttgtggtggggcTACTGAAAATGTTGTCAGGCCAACTGCAATAGTCTATTGAAACAAATCCTTATTATTGAGCCCTACGCTTAAGTTAAAtggctttggaatgacatgagggtgagtaaattgacatgaaaatgaatattcctttaatgtgacaTGTGGTTTGTTTTACAGACACTGGACTCCAGGTCTTCTAATGTAGACATTTCTACCTCATACTGCCCCCTACATCAATCCCAGAATCCTCTGCTGCAGCTGAACACTGGATTGCCGCTGTGACATCCTGCACCTCCAGATCAGGGACTGCCTCACTTACAGGATCTCCACCTCACGCGGCTGTCTCTGCTTACCTCACTTCTTGTTTGCGTGTGGTTTCACCGGCACGCTGGACTTCAAAAGCTGGGTGGAAACTCATGGGATACAAACATGTCAGAAGTTGGAGAGCGTCGGCCAGTCAACACTGACTATGCCGTTTCTGTGCTGGAGCAACTCAAGTTCTTCTATGAGCAGAAGTTGTTGACTGACATCACTCTGCTGGTGGAGGACAATGAGTTCCCTTGCCATAAGATGGTGCTGGCCACCTGCAGCTCGTACTTCAGGTGggtttgtgtttgaataatgtCATGGACCCTCTGTCTCCATCTACCTTAATATCACTCACAAAAAGACAAAACTTAATTCTCATCACTTCTTTTCTCTTAATAGATGGCTACCATAAAACAAGGTATATCATATAATACAAGTATATCCCATCAAAATATTTTGTCTATTTCTTTGATAATAGTCACTTGCAAGTAAAGCAACCGGGAGTTCTTAATCTGAGACACTCAAacttagttttcattttttgaaaTAACTACCTTTCAAAACTCAAATCAACtgttacactggcagccaaaagtttggaataatgtacagattttgctgtttcggaaggaaattggtactttaattcaccaaagtggtattctactgatcacaaagtatagtcaggacattactgatgtaaaaaacagcaccatcactgtttgaaaaaagtcatttttgatcaaatctagacagggcccatttccagcagtcatcactcatacaccttatccttgagtaatcatgctaaattgatcatttggtactagaaaatcactttccattatatcaaacacagctgaaagctatttggttcgttaaatgaagcttaacattgtctttgtgtttgtttttgagttgccacagtaatgcaataaactggcatgtcttaaggtcaatatttggtcaaagatggcaaaaaagaaactgctttctctagaaactcaatcattgttttgaggaatgaaggctatacaatgcttggaattgccaaaaaactgaagatttcatacaaaagtgtacactacagtcttcaaagacaaaggacaactggctctaacaaggacagaaagagatgtggaaggcccagatacaactaaacaagaggataagtacatccgaGTTTCTagattgagaaatagacgcctcacatgtcctcagctgacagcttcattgaattctacccagaCAACACAAGttacatgtacaacagtaaagagaagactcaggcagGGGTGCAGGTTAATGGgatgaattgcaaagaaaaaaacacttttgaaacagaaaaacaaaaagaaaaggttagaaacacagacattggacaacagataattggaaaagagtgttatggatcttaaccccgtttgagcttttgtgggatcagctagactgtaaggtgcgtgagaagtgcccgacaagacagccacatcaatggcaagtgctacaggaagcgtggggtgaaatgtcacctgagtatctggacaaactgacagctagaatgccaaggatctgcaaagctgtcattgctgcacgtggaggattttttgataagaaatctttgaagtagtttaagaagttctgaacatgttttccaaattgtaacagtaatttttcacattattaatgtccagactatacattgttatcagttgaatgccactttggttaataaaagtaccaatgtctttccataagagcaaaatctgtacattattccaaacttttggcctgaACTGAACAAATTAAATTTGCATTGGTGtatagttgaaaatggcaagcagaGAAGATAAGCAGCTGAGAGAGAAACCCACAGCCTCGTTCAAGTCTCATGTCTGGAAACTAGTGATGGGAAAATGAAGTTTTCTGGAGCAACGGGGTTCATTACAAGAATATTAAAATTTGTTTACTACTCGAAGCTTCTGTACAAGGTTCAAATTAATGCCATGTGGTGGTCAAAAAAATTAAACGCACATAGTAAGCTGCTGTGGCTGACAAAGTTTTGTAGCAAAAATGTATCATCAATGctattattgtttttgtgttttgttcggTAAAGTAATTGTTCGCTCAAGCCTCAAGGGCTTCATACTTTATATTAGTAAAGAAGattatgtgatttaaaaaaaacaacaaaaaaaacaacgagAGTAAATCAATAACTGATTATTAATGTGTAGATTGGAAAATGAATATGCTAAAGCTAGCGAGTAACATTCTATTAATAGGGGAGTGAAATGTGCTTATGTGACTTACTTGGGTTTCAAATGGGTTCAAACTTGTACTGGGATTTGTGCTTCTTTTGAACCAGGTACTGAAGCAGTCATGTGGTTTTCAGGTCAATAATGCTTCGGATGTCACAGATCACAtgatttttttccaaaaactgaatgaagctttttttttttgacaagctTCTAAGCTTTGTTGTCTAACGTCACATCACTACTGAAAACATGTACGATTTGCAGTCATTTACAACAGTAGTCAAAAAACTTTGATAAAACAGTCACTGTTTGCAGATATTGCTCAACAAGAGTGCTGGAAACTCATGGTATTACATCGAACTAGGGTTGAGCTATGTGTTGATTTTCATCAATTTTAATGAGATAAAAAAGttcgtcaagacaaactttgatgttggcttgagaaagcctagccttaaagtttgtagttgtaaaagcttgaagtttgaaggttttaagtttgaagtagttacaagttttagtaattttaaatgttcaaagtttaaagattataagaccattcagtctatcagatagatagatatgttctggttcagagatatgtgatttgttacttggttgctagggtaaccccatctggttgctatgcagttaccagggtgataattAAAATGGCTCCttaccatcctgagtgaaataagtcaaccagaagtctctacgatgttctggtgcagagatgtgtgatttgttacttggttgctagggtaaccccatctggttgttaagcagttaccaaggtgatacttaacatggctccttgccatcctgagtgaaatgagtcaacccggaagtttctacgatgttctggtgcagagatatgtgatttgttacttggttgctagggtaactccatctggttgctaagcagttaccagggtgatactaatcAAGGCTTCTTGCCTGACTCAATGGAGCCAATCCGCAAGTCTCTaaaacattctgttctgaagatatccttgtgagacattttgaatggaagttaatgggggtgtggttgctagggtgctgtaaatggttgctagggcgtggctagccagtgaccagagtgattcttattggctgcttactaacctgactcaaaagagccaatcctcaagtgtctacgacattttgttctgaagatatccttctgagccattttgaatggaagtctatgtgggtggttgttagggtgccataaatggttgctaggatgtggctatgccatttccaaggtgatacttagaGGGATTGGTATCCCAattgaaatgagcctgcccccatGTCTTTATGTCATtgtgattgggagatatgatcccttAAATTTCAGTatcttgtcatagtaggaaaaaaaatgttttcatgggcgagacccttgccatagtatgcctatgggacaTTTTCGTGAgattttttgccccccaggggtgcaccgtatgcccaatcccttagaaaagtcatgaCACCTCATTCGTGGGTTGCGAGCAACACttataataagtatgtgagattacaattgTGATGTTTTGCTCTGCAAGCactactaataataagtatgtgagattacagtagtgatgctttgcaagcaccacctataagtttaaatagaatttcagtatgttggctttctcaagccaacataataataataataagattaaACAGAATTTCAACTAGAatgtactcattgtatatcaaacaatttgtgtgtatatttataaacccctgcagatagagacgcaCCCTCTAGTGGTTCgagctgagcagcgcagcaacatgaaataatttcaatttcataaattcAGCTCGCAAAGTTTGtcaatgatcgcttgccaaatgttggctatagaggctgtacacttgaaacacatcaccgaacaaagcaataattagcgatctatctgaatcatggtaaatggagtggtggatgtatgattctcccatatatagcctatccatatgatttgaaatgaagtgcccgtaactgtcacgtaactaacgcTTTATTGTGTGTAAAAAGAAAAGGAGACCATTCATCAACATTTGCAtcccgaggccagttatggtcttaagctggtgaatacctgcatgatggacgaagggcgttttcagacctgtGTACCGTTTGCTTTGTTCCGAAACggggactaaattgttacaatgttgcattttcttcttggtccGTTTTcataaggcaacatttcaaaatggaccaaaattgtcattaaaagtcacatgtgagtaAGCTGTCCCCTTATTAGTCACTATGTTTGTTCGCTGTTCCAGGATTAAActcatccattgatataccgGTTAAAATTATATGCCTGTAAAAAATGTGTCAACCATTACAAATTCTAGAGAATTTTCGAGCGTCGCCAGTTAGAGGTTGTGCTCCAAATACAGATTATCTGTCACTTGGATGGATACGAGTTGTaaagtttctgtcatgtttaattttatccgtcattagttgcttttgcattatttctccattgaaacgtgcctgttctcacagatctctatctctctccctctctcgcacattcacacacaaacaacagagtAAAGCcgtgtaaaaatgtttttcaactgtcaaaaattTGCTAACGCCGTCCTACCCGTGTTCTGtcgctatccaaaagagagaaatgattgtactaaaattacctcaggaattataaaacgGCTCCTATTTTTAACGTGCAtttatatctaatatagttgccaaaatGCTATATCgatgttttgatgatgaattaaagagaagtgctgatctacagatgtcttctccaaagatccctcagttatgttcatggtttttatagggatattgtttgtgtgagagagttcAGTTCTtcagggcaatggaggagtcaggagacaatgaagcagttCAGGAAAgtctttttattttctgcctttagCGTTTGTATTGTTGGCTGCTTTACCAAACACTCAATTCATGCAGATTCTTCACAACACTCAATAACAAACTTTTAATACTCTCAGTACACGCCGACACCGTGCTCTTGTGTTGCTATCTCCCTCCACCAAAATGATGCGCTAGTgcgccttatcaggtctccctctgccatcactataacgagacaggtgttagagataattacaaggTGACAAGCCTCACCGCTCTctctggctgtgtctcatttggaaggctgcgtcctccggaggtcgcatttgtcggctgcatacatcatcgaggctgtcttgtttcagaaaagcgagtaggacactttgaatgcagccttcaaatgcgaccttctttcatgggaattcggaggatgcatgagatggatccttaaaaaaaagtgtcagtgattgtcaatgccgctcccgatctgatcagccGCACGTGACATGTTCAGTTGGAATGCGtgcacacgtgcagctgatcagatcgggtatttttacacatcctgtgaagcgtcagtgttgctctagggggcttacacacttttgcttcactatgatcaatgactgagtccatcaaaagattaaagtctcctcccaatattacagcatgaggggtgccagtggcttgcaacatcccttcaagatctataaaaaagccctgatcatcaatgttaggtgcataaatattagccaaaataagactttgtccctgaatttcaaaacaataatgactcttcctaatttatctttactctgagacatttgaattgtagatgtttacttatcagcatactgactcccctgctcttacttgagccagcactataaaaaacatgcccaccccataactttccaaatttttcagcttcctgcggagaaaggtgcatttgttgaagaaacactttatcatatttacgcttaagaagagaaattaccttccttctttttatggtgtgccccaacccattcacattccaagtggagagagacaatccactcatattagaatttgacattttgacatataagaaaaaatagattatgtgtcaaaaacaaatttataaagaccacattccaacattagtgcacccATTagaacccgaacatcccccaaaaccaaacaaacagaaaaaagaaaaacgtgcgcattaactccgtgcacgacagcgccaactgacGCTCATCCTTCCAAACTCAGTCCATGAACGCCTATGTgagtccctgcgacaactttgccgtcggattactcaagtccggtgtttctataaaaattttgtgagacagaattacacagcaaaagataataggcggaataaacacaaagagcatgtagattcatccataaaactgtcctgaaggtgtgttactctacaaaataaactccagttgctaggcggaaccagcacaaaaaaaagtgctcagttccctcaaacagtcaagcgaatgttcagtgagctggtccactcggctgcaatgtgagtaccacaagatgacttactccattgactttatgaaggacatcgcttgctgtgggcatgtgaatgttttacagccatccttagcatctgttctcaatttggctgggaatatcagtgcaaaagcgaacttccattgatgtaaaagtttcttgcattccttgaatcgatcacgtttctctcttgtcgaaatcgcaatgtctgggaacaagaaaacgctgttgttcttccaagaaaatcttgctttactcctcgcctcgcataacacaaaatctttatcggatgatctcagaaatagttcgccgttcacacgtccgatcctcgcatggcgtcacgtgactcctttTTGAactaaatatatcattaatgaaatcttgttttattacgtatcgtatttcaattgggatatcatttattacagctgacagttatgagcaaacaaggttttaacaagatcaaactgaaattcatggctgtttaatacttctgtgtaccAATTTGAAGGcagcttattggataaatacaggtaaacgtcatatgcgactacgcatcactttacggagagcttacgacctactagttaagtcttgccttaagaacaggtggtgcaaccaaattaagcactgacttagttacaaactaactagtagttactaagcccttagtgtgaactttacgtctcaacttaagtgagaccttacgcacagctggtgcaaccctacccaggtgtGTTACAGCTCTGGAAAATAGTGGTGCTGGCTGCTAACGGATTCCTGGTGGTTATACATTTAATTCCTTTGGAGTTCATTTGAGCTATTTCTTCTCAACACATTTTTGCAACTGTTATTAATGAAGTATTTCATTGTCTGGTGGTCATGCCTCAACAGGAGGGAattttcaagagtgttgcattttTCTGATAGGCTTTTTAATATGCACATCTTAATACAGGGTGTTAGTCACTTTAAGCCACACCCTTCCTCCTCAAGAATTaaataacacttaaaaataattcTACTTAGCAGTTATTATGGTTGATATGGTTTGGAATTAGAAAAAATGTGCTAGGAAATAATATATAAGAATACtgaattgccttaaaaaaaaaaaaaaaaaaaaaaaaaagcaatcatCTGCATCGAttggattttttattattttttattttttatagtttttttttcttctgataacCACAAAATCAttgaatgttttttaattttattttctcaaatCTGCTAGTTcctaaaagcaactatcggcgcTGATATTTCGGTCATCCTGGGAGAGCTGAAAGTTTATCTCTGATGTACTGAGTACAGTATAGCTAGTTCTGCTGAACTGAATATAGACCAAGCTTCACAAATGATTTGCTAAATTTTTGATTTTCATAATGGTTACTAAATTATGCTATTGAGACTTGGAGGACCATGTCTTTCTGTACAAAACTATCTgtcaatgaacaaataaatagacaaaaagtaaataatattaacaaaaagaaGCACACAATATATAACAcatgtagagagagagaaaaaaaaaatttctattgCATCCTCAAACTAAATTGAaagctgaaaaataaaaataggtctTTAAGCTGAATTTAAAAGTAGCAGTTGGGGGATTGATCTAATATAAAAAGGTAGACCGTTTCACAGTCTGGGAGCTGCCACTGAAAAGGCCTTAGTCTTAAATTGTGAGTGAGGGACAGTAACTACTAAAACTTCTATGAAGATGACACCTTGCagatgtgagttgaatgctttaccatcatcccatgctgtgtgaaaatgtacattatttgagagaTAAGTGTTGGACTGAAGCTGGCTAATGCGCTAAATCTAGTGACAACACAtgcgtttgaaacatcacttccatcagctgaaaaCCGctgaatgcttccgtgtagtgaAAAACTTTAGTATTTCATTTAAATACTACACGATGGCCGAGTGCATAGTGTGTCCTTTGAGATGCAGCTCAGCTTTTATCCATGAACTGACAGCTTTGACCATAGACAAATGACACTTGCGCTTTGCAAGTAGATAATAATACTTGGTTTGACCACTGTGTTTTCTGTGTTGTAGAGCCATGTTTCTGAGCGGCCTCAGTGAGAGCAAACAGACACATGTTCACCTGAGAAATGTTGACCCTGCAACGCTCCAGACCATCATAACGTACGCTTACACCGGCAACCTGCTCATCAATGACAGCACTGTGGAGCCGCTCTACGAGACGGCCTGTTTCCTTCAGGTTAGGAGAGTGTACATGCTAAATGAAGTTATAGCATTCGTCTCATCAAGTTCCAAGTTTACCAGGGTTTTGTCAGTCTATAAAACCGCTCAGTTTATGTCACTCATTAGCATTTTGTGAAAGTTTTGCAGACTTTAAGCAGCACAATCTAGCATTTTTAGGGGTCTAAACAACATGGTTTAAGCCATAGCatatttgttttgatttgattatttggGATCCAGGTAGAGCAACTGCTGGAACCCTTGTATATTTGTTCTGAGGATGCTTTCTGGACACCATGAACATTCTGGAAaaccattaatttatttatttatttatttatttatttatttatttttctaaattgtCCACAACTGTTTATCCCATTCGCATAAAATATGGTGTGCATAGTTAACATGTATCTTGTGAACACAAGGTCCAAACTTAAAACTTGGTAGACATGTACATCAGGAGAATGAACACCATTATCTCCCCCCAACTCCCCAAATTGCAGATCTTGTTTTCTTAATTAAAACTCTCCATTATTTGAGGAAGTTGAATTTTGGTGTGCTTTTCTTTGGTACAGACAAATGTAGAAAAATCAGCCAATAATTTCAATACTGAATGGAAGATCATCTTGAAATATGTGCatgataaaaatgatttaaaagcaTTGTGAACCCAATTTTGTGAACGCTGGCCACAAGGAACTTTTCAATTTGCTGTCCCTACTATATCAAACCACCATTTACTGGGTCAGTATACTGTattagaactttttttttcacGAGTTTTTAGAGAATCACATTatttactttacatttatttattttctaattgaTTCATACTTGTATTCTCATCCTCTTAGGTGGAAGATGTTTTACTGCAGTGTCGCGATTACTTGGTCAAGAAAATCACTGCTGAAAATTGTGTCCGCATGCTGAGCATCGGTGACCTATTCAGCTGCACCGAGCTGAAGCAAAGTGCGAAGTGCATGGTGGAGCACAAATTCCCTGTCGTCTACCGTCAAGAGGCCTTCCTGCAGCTCTCACATGAGCTACTGCTGGATCTCCTGAGCAGCGATAATCTCAACGTGGAGAAAGAGGAGACGGTACGTGAGGCAGCCATGCTGTGGCTGGAATACAACATGGAAGCGCGTTCTCAATATCTCTCTTCAGTCCTTAGCCAGATTCGAATTGACGCACTCTCCGAGGTGACCCAACGTGCCTGGTTCCAAGGTCTTCCACCAAATGACAAGTCTGTGGTCGTGCAGGGCCTGTATAAGTCTATGCCAAAGTTCTTTAAGCCCAGACTGGGCATGACCAAGGAAGAAATGCTCATTTTCGTAGAGGCTGAACCGCCAGCTGAAAGCCATGTTATTGGTCCACGTCACATGGTCGTCTGTTACAGCCCACAAGCTGAGAAGGTCTATAAACTGAGTAGCCCGCCTGGAGACTTGCATAAAGTTGGTACATTGGTCACTCCAGACAATGACATGTTCATTGCCGGTGGACAGATACCACTGAAGAGCACTCTGGCTAGCCACGGCAGCAAGAGTGGCAAGCTGCAGGCCGCCTACTGCTCAGTGAACAGTTTCTACTGGCTGGATGCTCAACAGAACACCTGGGTTGCCAAAACGCCAATGCTATGCGCACGCACTAAGCCGTCACTAGTGTACTGTCAGGGTTTCATCTATGCGATTGGTGGTGATAATGTGGGTGGTGAATTGAATAAGCGCACAGTGGAGCGATACGATTGCGAGCAAGATGAATGGAGCATGGCGAGCCCTCTTCCCTGTGCCTGGAGTTGGAGCACGGCAGTAACGGCCCGCGATTGCATCTATGTCATGACCCATGACCTCATGTACTGTTACTTCCCTCGAGCGGACACTTGGGTTGAAATGGCCATGCGACAAACTAGTCGATGCTTTGCTTCTGCTGCTGCATTAGGAGAC includes the following:
- the LOC127427108 gene encoding kelch repeat and BTB domain-containing protein 2-like; this encodes MSEVGERRPVNTDYAVSVLEQLKFFYEQKLLTDITLLVEDNEFPCHKMVLATCSSYFRAMFLSGLSESKQTHVHLRNVDPATLQTIITYAYTGNLLINDSTVEPLYETACFLQVEDVLLQCRDYLVKKITAENCVRMLSIGDLFSCTELKQSAKCMVEHKFPVVYRQEAFLQLSHELLLDLLSSDNLNVEKEETVREAAMLWLEYNMEARSQYLSSVLSQIRIDALSEVTQRAWFQGLPPNDKSVVVQGLYKSMPKFFKPRLGMTKEEMLIFVEAEPPAESHVIGPRHMVVCYSPQAEKVYKLSSPPGDLHKVGTLVTPDNDMFIAGGQIPLKSTLASHGSKSGKLQAAYCSVNSFYWLDAQQNTWVAKTPMLCARTKPSLVYCQGFIYAIGGDNVGGELNKRTVERYDCEQDEWSMASPLPCAWSWSTAVTARDCIYVMTHDLMYCYFPRADTWVEMAMRQTSRCFASAAALGDLIFYIGGLHVVGNSGLRLPTSTIDGSSVTVEIYNVNKNEWRLAANIPAKRYSDPCVRAVVLLNMLCIFIRETHLNERAKYALYQYDPELDRWCLRQPVSERVLWDLGKDFRCAVGKLYPSCLEDSPWKPPTYLFSTDGAEEFEVDEDMESLPHV